gccattgtactccagcctgggcaacaagagtgaaactccgtctcaaaaaataaaacaaaacaaaaaaaagtgtgcggttcaagctgggtgtggtggctcacgcctgtaatcccaacactttgggaggccaaagtggacggatcacttgaggccaggagttcgagaccagcctggccaacatgacaaaatcccatctctactaaagatacaaaaattagcaaggcatggtggcttacacctgtaatcccagctacttgggaggctgaggcacgagaatctcttgaatacAGAAGACGAAGGTGGCAGGGAGTCGAGGTTGCgtcactgagctccagcctggcaaaaaaaaaaaaaagtatacagttTAGTGATTCCAGTAtattcacagagctgtgcagccatcaccacagcCAGACATAGGACACCCCAGAGGTACCAGGTGTCCCTCAGCTGTTGACCCCCCAGGATGTCTCGAGTGTTCTCACTTCAGCTTCTACAGAGTGGTTGGCAATGAGatgtattttctttcccttttttggtgctaagtctttgaaatctgttGTATATTTACCTAAAGTCATCTTGTTTCAGAACATCTCGTTTCATTCTGCCACGTTCCATGTGTGGATCTGGCCAGTGGAACATCTCAACAGTTTATTTTActctttccaactttttattttgaaaatttcataCCTTCATAAAAGTCTTAAGAATAATGCCATGATTCTTAATAATGCCACATGATTCTTACGTGGGTGCCATGAGCACCCACAGTCTTcccagattcaccaaggttagGTTTTTACCATATTATCATagttgtgtgtggtttttttaaaaattcattttattttattttttgagatggagtttcactcttgttgcccaggttggagtgcaatagcacgatctcaactcactgcaacctccacctcccgggttcaagtgattctcctgcctcagcctcccgagtagctgggattacaggcacctgccaccactcccagttaattttttgtatttttagtaaaaatgggatttcaccatgttggtaaggctagtctcgaactcccgacttcaggtgatccgcctgctccggcttcccaaagtgctgggattacaggcatgagccaccgcactcggcccgtttttttgtttgtttttgctttctttttatttatcttttttttaccttttttgagacagagtcttgctctgttgcccaggctggtcttgaactcttgggctcaagcagtcttcctaccttagcctcccaaagtactgggattatgaatgacagccactgtgcttggccttttCTATCTTAAAATGgaaccatttgagagtaagttggAGACATCATCATCCTTTACCCTGAAACATCTTAGCATGAGTCTCCAAGGGACTGTGACATCCTTCAGCAACCTCACTCTATCAACCTGATAGAGTACCATCATCTAACATGTCCAAAGTAGGAaactctcttttctgttttctttttcttttcttcagcttCTTTGATGTggcatgccttttatttttgttaactgGTCTGGGATCTAATCTAGGATCATTAGTGGCAttcagttgtcatgtctcttGAGCTTCCTTTAATCGAAAACGATctccttggccgggcatggttgcttacacctgtaatcccagcactttatgagactgaggtgggaggatcacttgaggccaggagttcgagaccagtctgggcaacatagcaagaccctgtctctacaaaaaaaattgaaaactagccaggcatcgtggtgcctgtctgtagtctcagctacttgggagtctggggTGGCAGgattgctcaaacctgggaggtcaaggttgctgtaagccaagatcggcaccactgcactccaacctgggtgacagaccaaaaccttgtctcaaaaagaaccCAACAAAAAATCTATagaaacttacttttaaaaagaggTGAAATAGACAGTAAAGTGTGCGAGTCTTAAGTGTAAACTTGATCAGTTTTTATCTGTGTACCTACCTGTGCACGCACTACCTGTCCTCAGAAGGCCCCTCCCTTTCCTCCAGGGCCACTGCAGTTCTGACTCAGGTGGGGACCCCTTCCTCACTCTGCTCTTGGTTCTAagttgtgttttctcttttccccaaTCTTTGGGAGTcatattttcatatcttttttttttttttgaggtggagtctggctctgtcacccaggctggagtgcagtggcacgatctcagctcactggaagctccgcctcccgggttcacaccattctcctgcctcagcctcccaagtagctgggactacaggcgcctgtcaccatgcccggctaattttttgtatttttagtagagactaaaaatACATTTAGTAGAGACTAACAtttcatgttagccaggatagtctcgatctcctgacctcgtgatccacccgcctcggctgggattacaggcgtgagccactatgcccggccctcCAGATGCATTTTTAACAGCTGAATTCATGTGTGAAATGACGTAAGGTCCGCGTAGTCCTTCTTTCTCAGAGACCAGCGTGCGAGGCCCAAGGGACCCACCTTCCGTCACCCGTTCTGCTTTGTTTACAGGGTGTGTCCGCAGCCGGCCAGGTGGTATCCCTGAAGGTGTGGCTGATTGAGGACATTCTAGAAAAGATCAACAGCCACCTTCCCTCTCACATTCGGATTCTGGGTAAGCCTTGCAGTGCAGGCAGCCACACACCTGGTTGTAGATGGTCTTGCAGAGACACGAGGCTATGCATGCTCCTGCCTTTTCCAACTGTCTCTGATGCAGAAGTGTAGTCAGAGTTGCTTTGCAGCTGGTTCTGACCTTCAGAAACGGGAGCCACTAGACAGGAGTAGAAAGCTGCTCATTTGCAGTGCTTGTTGCTACACGGGCGCCTTGTTTTAAGCAAACACAGGATGTGAAAATCCAAATTCATGGTTAAAATGAACAGTTGTTCCCTCTTATGGCAGGACTGATAAATGGAATTTTTAGGCCTCCTTAAAATGTGACTGTCTACCTTTTAAGTGGCAGGTACAGGCAACTTACATAAtacattcgttcattcatttattctgtttgttttttgagagagtctcgctctgtcacccaggctggagtgcagtggtgcaatcatggctcactgcagcctccgcctcccgggttcaagcaatcctcagcctcctgagtaactgggactacaggtgtgtgccaccacacttcatTTTtgagtttgtagagatggggtctcattgtgttgcccaggctggtcttgaactcctgggctcaagtgatcctcctgccttggcctcccagaagccgcttatatttaatgtaatgatAGGTGTGGCTGGGCGTGAATCTGTCGTCTtgctctctgttttcttttcctttttgttttggtgTCATCCCAAGAAAACAGAACTGTTGTCTGCCTGACTGGTCTGCTTGGAGAGaagtgtttgagacagggtcttgttctgttgccgaggctggagtgcagtggtgtgatcacagctcactgtagcatcgaccacctgggctcaagggatcctcccgcctcagcctataagctgggactacaggcacacgctaccacagccggctgaatttttattttttttttgtagagatggggtttcgccatgtcgcccaggctggtctcaaactcctaggctcaatcagtttacctgcctcagcctcccaaagtgttggcattacaggcatgagctgctatgcccagcccacagcctgattattttaagattcatccatgctgttgtgTATGTCAGCAGTCTGTTCCTTCTCATTGCTGCGGGGTGTTCTGTTCTGTGGGTGTGCCACGGATTGTTTATACAGTTACCTGCTGATGGACATTGGGTGATTTCTAGTTTTGGGCTGTTAGAAGTAAAGCCACTAAGAACATTTACATATGAGTCATAAATAGGATTCGGTAATCCCTGTTGATTTTACCCActgttaagtttttgtttttatttttatattttttatgatggagtcttgttctgttgcccaggctggagtgcagtggcgtgatctcggctcactgcaacctccacctgcctcctgggttcaagtgattctcccacctcagccttcccagtagctgggattacaggtacacgccaccacgcccagctaatttttgtatttttagtagagatggtgtttcaccatgttagtctcaaactcctgacctcaggtgatccacccacctcggcctcccaaagtgctgggattacaggcatgagccactgcgcccggctgcttttatgattttaaattcacacataataattatacatacttATGTAGAATTATGTGTGATATTTCCAGtcatgtataatgatcaaatagGGCAATTAGCATAATATATCCATCACTCCAagcatgtatcatttctttgcaTTGGAGACATTCCGTATCTTCTCACTATTGGAAAATTACAATAAATGGTTGTAAATTCAGTCACCTTATAGAGCACTGCACCTGTCCCTCCTGTCCATCGTCCTCCTGTGCCTGTTCCCCAGCCTGTGGCTGCCCCCTCCCCAGAGAAGCCGATGCTTGCTGGAGCTTGGTCGGTGCTCTGGGTAAGGAGACGCTGGGGCTCACGCCGTGCTCAGGCTGCTCCCTGGTCATCCAGGCACTTCTCACCTGCCTTTCTCCTCTCTGACCACCTCCCCCCTAGGACTGAAGCGGGTCACGGGCGGGTTTAACTCCAAGAACAGATGTGATGCCAGGACCTATTGCTACCTGCTGCCCACGTTTGCGTTTGCGCACAAGGACCGGGACGTGCAGGATGAGACCTACCGCCTGAGCGCCGAGACGCTGCAGCAGGTCAACAGGCTCCTGGCCTGCTACAAGGGCACGCACAACTTCCACAATTTCACCTCGCAGAAGGGGCCGCAGGATCCCAGTGCCTGCCGCTACATCCTGGAGATGTACTGCGAGGAACCCTTTGTGCGGGAGGGCCTGGAGTTTGCGGTGATCAGGGTGAAGGGCCAGAGCTTCATGATGCATCAGATCCGGAAGATGGTCGGCCTGGTGGTGGCCATTGTGAAGGGTTATGCCCCTGAGAGCGTGCTGGAGCGCAGCTGGGGCACAGAGAAGGTGGACGTGCCCAAGGCGCCGGGACTCGGCCTGGTCCTGGAGAGGGTGCACTTCGAGAAGTATAACCAGCGCTTTGGCAACGATGGGCTGCATGAGCCGCTGGACTGGGC
The sequence above is a segment of the Pan paniscus chromosome 10, NHGRI_mPanPan1-v2.0_pri, whole genome shotgun sequence genome. Coding sequences within it:
- the PUS1 gene encoding pseudouridylate synthase 1 homolog isoform X2 → MAGNAEPPPAGAACPQDRRSCSGWAGGDRVWEDGEHPAKKLKSGGDEERREKLPKRKIVLLMAYSGKGYHGMQRNVGSSQFKTIEDDLVSALVRSGCIPENHGEDMRKMSFQRCARTDKGVSAAGQVVSLKVWLIEDILEKINSHLPSHIRILGLKRVTGGFNSKNRCDARTYCYLLPTFAFAHKDRDVQDETYRLSAETLQQVNRLLACYKGTHNFHNFTSQKGPQDPSACRYILEMYCEEPFVREGLEFAVIRVKGQSFMMHQIRKMVGLVVAIVKGYAPESVLERSWGTEKVDVPKAPGLGLVLERVHFEKYNQRFGNDGLHEPLDWAQEEGKVAAFKEEHIYPTIIGTERDERSMAQWLSTLPIHNFSATALTAGGTGAKVPSPLEGSEGDGDTD